The following coding sequences lie in one Sorghum bicolor cultivar BTx623 chromosome 6, Sorghum_bicolor_NCBIv3, whole genome shotgun sequence genomic window:
- the LOC8079611 gene encoding LOW QUALITY PROTEIN: protein RETICULATA-RELATED 3, chloroplastic (The sequence of the model RefSeq protein was modified relative to this genomic sequence to represent the inferred CDS: deleted 2 bases in 1 codon), whose amino-acid sequence MSGEPPQIRRRLPCFSPSLPATLKYDGGRRGAILGLFLAGWATRVAADPQFPFKVLMEELVGVTTCVIADMASRPNFGLNELDFVFSTLVVGSILNFVLMYLLTPTVGPYSLGSRVATIMSKGAVVAAGPYSLGSRVATIMSKGVVVGFAAGFTGTAISNGLIAMRKRMDPAFETPNKAPPMLLNAATWALHMGVSSNLRYQTLNGVEYLLGKVAPAPVFKVSVVALHCMNNMLGGMSFVLLARLTGAQKSDKTATIAKEKERLI is encoded by the exons ATGTCAGGCGAACCCCCTCAAATACGTCGTCGCCTTCCCTGCTTCTCTCCCTCTCTGCCCGCGACCCTCAAATACGACGGCGGCCGCCGCGGGGCCATCCTCGGGCTCTTCCTCGCCGGGTGGGCCACCCGCGTCGCCGCGGACCCGCAGTTCCCTTTCAAGGTGCTCATggaggagctcgtcggcgtcacCACCTGCGTGATCGCCGACATGGCCTCCCGCCCCAACTTCGGCCTCAACGAGCTCGACTTCGTCTTCTCCACCCTCGTCGTCGGATCCATCCTCAACTTCGTCCTCATGTACCTCCTCACCCCCACCGTCGGCCCGTACTCGCTCGGCTCCCGCGTTGCCACAATCATGTCCAAGGGCGCGGTGGTC GCCGCCGGCCCGTACTCGCTCGGCTCCCGCGTCGCCACGATCATGTCCAAGGGCGTGGTGGTCGGGTTTGCGGCGGGGTTCACTGGGACCGCGATCTCCAATGGGCTTATTGCGATGCGGAAGCGCATGGACCCGGCGTTCGAGACGCCCAACAAGGCTCCGCCCATGCTGCTCAATGCCGCCACCTGGGCGCTCCACATGGGTGTCAGCAGCAACCTGCGGTACCAGACGCTGAATGGGGTCGAGTACCTGCTCGGCAAGGTCGCACCGGCACCGGTGTTCAAGGTGTCCGTTGTTGCTCTCCATTGCATGAACAACATGCTTGGTGGGATGTCCTTCGTACTGCTTGCCAGGTTGACTGGGGCGCAAAAATCAGATAAGACGGCGACGATCGCGAAAGAGAAGGAGAGGTTGATATGA